The genomic stretch TTTCTTTCCCTAAGTTAACTTCTGGAGCATTGTATCTCGCCGATAACACGAGCCCAAGTGCCATAAATGCACCAAGAAGTGAGCTTCCCCCATAACTGACAAAAAGTAGCGGAATACCGGTAATTGGAAGAAGACCAATTGTCATCCCGATATTTTCTAAAACATGGAACAAAATCATCGAGCAAACACCCGTACAAATATACGAATAAAAAGGAATATTAATATCTAATGCCACTCGAATTATTTGGTAAATCAGTAAAAAGTATAACATAATAAGTACACAGCCACCAATGAAACCAAAATTCCCACCAATAATGGAGAAAATAAAATCATTATGGTTTTCCGGGATCGCAATGGCTTGATTACCGATTCCATTCCCTTGTAACTGCCCAGAACCAATCGCTTGCATCGACCGAAGTAGCTGCATTCCGTCACCAAGTGGATCCTCTTCCGGCCTTAACCAAGAAGTAATCCGTTTAAATTGGTAAGGTTTAAATCCTAGTTTTTGTAAGAACTCTTGATTATACATAACTAAGTAGATTAATGTCCCACCAATGAGCGCAATCGAACTAAAAACTGGTAATAAAATTTTCCAAGTAACACCACTAATAAATACCATACCGATAATAATAGCAATAAATACTAGAATCGTCCCAAGGTCTGGTTGAAGTGCTACAAGACCAAGCGGAAGAATAGAAACAATACCTATTTTTAACAGTAACTGCATATCTAAGCTCACGGTATGTAATTTATATTTTTTATTATGGTCCCAAATGACTTTTGCAAGTGCTAAAATCAAAAAACTTTTCATTAATTCCGATGGTTGCAAGCTCCCAAGCGATCCGATACTAATCCAGCTCTTGGATCCTTTTCGCTCGTCACCAACGATAAGTACGAGTACAAGCAATAAGTTTCCTATCCCATAAAGATAATACGCCGCCCATTGCAACTTATCATAGTCGAAAAAAAGTACAATAACAACAACGACCCCAGTAGAAATAACAATCCAAATAGACTGTTGCAATAAGAAATTATTTGTATATTGGTCGTTAACAAGCCCCGCGACATAAATCGCTACTAGACCAATAATACACAGCAACATCATTAAAAATATAATCGAATAATCTATTCGAACTGCCTTTTTTCTATTTCTGGCCATTATTTTCCGTCCTTTTGTGTTTGAATTTAAATGTAAAAAAGCTGCTATTCTTAAAAAGAGCAACAGCCTTCATCTATTATAATAAAGTTTACCTTGGATAGGAAGCTTTTTCACCAAATTCTAATCTTCTTTCTGTTTTCTTTAATATTCAAAACGAGTCGAAGCAAGTGGATGAATATGCTGCTTTCCGTCTTTTTCGGTAATATCCGCCGTAATATGAAAAACCTCGCGAAGAAGCTCTGTCGTGAAAACTTCTGTAGGCGAGCCATCTTTGACTAATTGTCCATTTTCGCATACAAAAACATGGTCACTGTAAATTGCTGCCTGATTTAAATCATGTAAAACGAGCACGATAGTTAAATTATATTCTTTATTTAAATGCACGAGTAAATCTAAAAGCTCCAGTTGATGCGCAATATCTAAATAAGTCGTGGGCTCATCTAGTAATAAAATCGGTGTTTTTTGTGCAAGAGCCATGGCGAGCCAAGCGCGTTGTCTTTCTCCGCCTGATAACGAATGTAGCGGGCGATAAGCCAATTCTTCTAAGTTGCACACTTTAATAGCCCAGTGAATGACCGCCTCGTCCTCCTCTTGCAAAGTGGAGAGCCAGCTTCGGTGCGGCAAACGGCCATACGCCACTAAATCATGCACCATCACATCTACCAAACCTTCTGGAGCTTGTGATAACATCGTCATTTTTTTCGCTAAATCTTTAGATGGGATTTCAGTAATGTTTTTATCATTTAAGAAAATCTCCCCGCTATCCGGTGTCAAAAGGCGCATCATCAAACGCAGCATAGTCGATTTTCCCGAGCCGTTTGGACCGATAAGCGTAGTGATTTTCCCTTCTGGAATACTCGCGCTCACGTTTTTCATTTCGAAATCTCTTTTACGTGAGAAAGAAACATTTTTTAGTTCTAATGCTGATTTCATGAAGCAACCCTCCCTCTTTGAAGTAAGAATAAGAAGAATGGTGCGCCTATCATTGCAAGCAGGATTCCAACAGGAAGCTCGATGGATCCGAACCAACTTCTAGCTGCTGTATCAGCAAAGCCAACTAATAAAGCCCCGCCGAGTGCGGATAGTGGCAGTAAGTATTTATAGTCATTTCCAATGATCAAACGGAAAATATGTGGCACAACAAGTCCAACAAAGCCAATAAGTCCAGCTACACTAACCGCAACCCCACTGAGAAAGGCCGCCAACATTATAATAAAAAAGCGATGCCGTTCCACAGAAAAGCCAAGTAATTTCGCCGCATCATCCCCAAGTAGCAATACATTAGAAGAACGAATCGCAAAACCACTTAAAACAAACCCGACCAGCATATACGGCCAAATCATATCCAAATGATACCAACTTTTTCCGGAAAGTGTCCCTGTCATCCAAGAAATAACACTTTGAACCCGGTTGCTATAAAGCACCATTACGCCAGACGTCATCGCACCAATAAACGCATTAATCGCCACCCCAGACAAAATTACACGTAAAGGAGAAACACCGCGATCCCATGCAAGCAAATAAATCAAAATAGCTGTTCCAAACGCCCCTAAAAACGCACCAATCGGCACAAAGGAAGCTAACGCAGGAAATGCTAATGTCATTAAAATGGCCACGAAGCCACCACCGGCTGAAACCCCAATTACGCCTGGGTCAGCTAATGGATTCCGCATCACGCCTTGCAGCAAGCATCCAGCAATCGCCAGCGCTGCTCCTACTAAGAAAGCAATTAATAACCGCGGCAAGCGCAAGTTCCAAATCAATTGGTTCGCTAGGTCACTTCCCCCGCCAGTTAGCGTCTGCCAAGCATCACTATATGTAATTTTCACGGACCCCGTTGTCAGTCCGTAGAAAAAAGCTAAAATAAGTAAAATGATTACTACAATAAAAGTTATCCGTCTACGTTTTCGCCGCGGATCATGCGCCTTCACAGTTGTCATTAGTTATCCACCTTATTTATCTCATCTGTCATATAATCCAATGCTTGATCAATCTTAATTCCAGGATTTGTTCCGAATAGCTCTGCAGGAAGTACGACAATATGATCATTTTTAACGGCGCTTGTTGAATTCCAAGCTTCATTTTGTTTCATTTCTTTCTTGAATGCTGCTTCTGTTTCTTTTTCGTCCCCACCGTGAATCATTAAGAAAATCACTTCCGGGTCAGCAGCAACAATCTTTTCTACGTTCATCGAAGCGTATTGTGGGAAGTTTTCAACGCCTTTAAAATCTTTCGCTACATTTTCTCCACCAGCAATTTCTAAAACATTTCCACTTAATGAGGATGGTAGCGCCGCGTAATTACTGCCAGGAGCCCCTAGAACAAGTAATGAGCGCACTTTTTTACCTTGTTGCTTCTTCTTCACTTCCGCCACTTTTTGGTCAATATTCGCTTCTAACTCTTTGGCTTTTGTCTCTTTGCCTAAAAGCTCGCCAAGCACGGCTGTTTGTTTTTTAATTTCGTCAATTGAGTTGGCTCCGGTCAACACGACTTTCGGTCCGACGCCTTCCATCGCAGGAACATCTTTTAAGTTTTGTTCTGAACTTGCGACAATAGCATCAGCACCAAGAGAGGCAATTTTTTCTAAATTCAAATCATGGGTATTGCCCACTTCTGTAGCTTTCTTCGCACCATCTGGAACACCACTCGCGTCTGTTGTTTGGCGACCTACCACCGTTCCACCAAGTGCATAGATAATATTCATATCCGCATTCGTCAGTGCGATAATCCGTTCTGGTTTTTTATCAAAAGAAACATCACGCCCAGCCATATCTGTTATCGTTAGAGCCGCTTGCGATTTATTTTCCGTTTTAGTTGTTTCATTATTCGTATCAGTTGCCGTATCATTTCCACACGATGCAAGGAGTAGTGCGGCTGTTATACTTAACGTCAATATAGTTATTTTCTTCATAATTCCCCTCCACAACACTGTCCTTTTCATTTTACTAAATTATAACACGATATTCAAAAAGACGAACCCCTAATTGAGAATTATTTTCATCTATGTTCAAATAATCGATATTTCCTAGCCGATACTTTATAATTAACTTAAGGAGGCGATGAAAAATGACCGATAATCTTTTTCCTAATCTAGCGCATGAAAATTGCAAAGAAACGATGCCCCCAGTCACAACAGAACAATTCAAAGAAGCAGCCATTCTCGAAAAGAATCGCAAAATCGAAGAAATCTTAAACATCGTTGATAAAAAGAAACCAAGTATTAAAAAATAACGAGGACCTGTTCGCGCAGGTTCTTTATTTTACGTTTAATTCCGAGTTAACTCATAAGATAAGTTATATTTATTTTATTTCGCTCAAAAATCATGTATACTAGAAAAAAAGACACGTCAGGAGGCCCCTACATTGGCTATTTTAGAACTTAATTTCAAATCAGTTTGTTTAGCTATGCAAACAAGTGTAACGGTGATTTTGCCTGAAACAGATGCACTTTATCATGGCTCAATTCCGAAATATAAAACATTATATATTCTTCACGGTTTGTCGAATAACCACACTACTTATGTACGCAATACAAATATCGAACGCTATGCCACTGAAAAAGGGCTCGCTGTTGTCATGCCCGCAGCAGATCATAGCTTTTATTCTAACATGGTTCATGGTCGCGACTTTTTTGAGTTTGTTAGTACGGAACTGCCGCACGTTATGAAAAACTGGTTCCCACTTTCAGATAAAAAAGAAGATACTTTTATAGCTGGTCATTCCATGGGAGGTTACGGTGCGTTCAAGGTTGCACTTACTTTTCCAGAAAAATTCCAAGCCGCGGCCAGTATGTCCGGCGTCATGGATATTAATTATATCATTAAAGAAGACTGCTTCGAAAATTTCAGCACGCGTGCCATCACGGGTGAAATGGCTAGCCAAACTGGTACGGAAAATGATTTATTTCATTTATTAGAAACTAATCTCCAAAACCAAGTGCCATTACCAGCCCTTTTCCAAAATTGTGGCACGGAAGATTTTCTATATGAAGATAATCTTCGTTTCCGAGATTTTGCGCTTGAGAAAAATGCTCCGCTAGAGTATCGCGAAGGCCCCGGTGACCATGATTGGGATTTTTGGGATAAGAGTATCAAAGAAATTATCGACTGGCTTCCACTTTAATAAAAAGAAGACTCGGACTCACCATCCAAGTCTTCTTTTTTAGTGCGTAAATCCGTATGAGTCGTTGCGTTCTTTGTCATGATACAGCACTCTAGCATGTTCCAGATTATGAAGCGCGTCTGCAAAATCAACCGCAAACTCTTCAGCCACGTTATAGCCTAAGTCCGCCCGACAAACAAACCGTTGAATAATCGTATCACTTAAATCGGCCGGAAGTGGATAGGCTGGAACTTGCCATCCTTTCATTAAAAGCTGATCAGCCAAGTCATATAGCGTCCACTCTACATCCAGTCCTTCTTTCATTTTGTAACAAACAATCGGTAAATTAGCGCCATCATTAATAATTTCAAAGTAGCCACTTTTTTCTACACTTTTTGCCAAGTAAAGGGCTGTTTTCTTTGTTTTTTCATGAATTTCTCGGTAACCTTCAAAACCATATCGTAAAAAATTATAATATTGACCAATAATTTGACTGGCACTACGAGAGAAGTTAATCGCCATCGTCGGCATCGAACCACCTAAGTAGCTGACTTCAAATATAAGCTCTTTTGGTAAATATTCTTTGTCTTTCCATAAAATCCAACCAACGCCAGGATAAACCAATCCGTATTTATGACCGGAAGTATTTATAGAAACAACATTTTTAAGGCGGAAATCCCAAGGTAATTCCGGATTTACAAATGGTGTAAACATCGCGCCACTTGCTCCGTCAACATGAATGACTAATTGATGCTCGTTCGCTTCATTATATGCTTCTACTTTTTCATCTAATAATTGAATATCATCAAATTTACCAGTATAAGTAATGCCTAAAATCCCGACAATCCCAATTGTGTATTCATCAACCAAATCAAACACTTTATCTACATCGATACTGAGATGCTCTTTATCCATTGGCACAACACGCATATCTACATCCCAGTACACACAGAATTTTTCCCAACATACTTGGTAGCCTGATGAAATAATTAAGTTCGGTCGTTTCGCTTGAATATCTAGACCTCGTTTTTCCGCATGGTTACGCCAGCGAAATTTCATTGCCAAACCGCCAAGCATACACGCTTCCGAAGAGCCTACTGTCGAAGTCCCCAAGTAAGACATATCTTTTGGAGCATTCCACAAATCGGCTAAAATATTGACGCAGCGATTTTCCAGTTCAGCTGTTTGCGGATATTCGGATTTATCAATTGCATTTTTCTCGAGCGTTTCTGCCATCAGTATTTCTGCCTCTTTTTCCATGTATGTCTGACAAAAAGTTGCTAAGTTTTGCCGCGCATTTCCCTCATCCATCAACTGGTCTTTCACTAGTTGGTACGCAATACGTGGTTCCATCGGTTCCTTTTTTAATACATATTTCGGGATACTCGTGCTTTCTTCCTCAGATCCAAAGAGTGGGATTCGATAACTTTCCTGTTTTCGCTTGTCGTCTTCACTATAAAGCATCTTTTTTCCTCCTTTAAAATAACTGATCACCTTCTCTCACCAATACCCATTAAACCTTAGAGACAAACCGTTCAATTTTTCACAATAATTTGTTATACTACGATGGTACTTATAAGGAGGTTCGTTATGTTTGATTTAATTTTTCCACTTTTACTTATTATTCTCGGTGTCATCTATCGGGTGAATCCACCTAAAAATAAAGAAAGTCGCTTTAGTTATCGAACGAAAGCATCTTTAAAAAATGAAATCTCTTGGCAAAAAGCGCATCAATCTCTAGGAATCTACTGGATAGTTATCGGGGTTTCTCTTCTAGTTTTGTCACTTGTACTTGCTTTTATCCCGATGCATGCCTTTATTCGTAGCTCGATTTTATTAACAACAAGTATTTTTGCCGTATTACTTTCTGTCATTTTAGTAGAAAAAAAACTACAATAAAAAAAAGCACCGCGCTAAGCAGTACTTTTCTGTAATCCATTACATATAAGTCCAAAAAAATTTTACTCTTCTTTTATAATTGTATTTCGTTCGGTGACACGATAAATATGAATAGTAAGGTAGACACGCTCGTCTCTCGTTAGTTCTGTATGATGCGTATTTATTAAATAGGCATCAATTTTTTTCGTACATTTAAAAGCTTCTGGATATTTAATTTGCACTTGTTCATATAAAAAGTCATCGCCGGAATCGACAATCTCTTTTCGAAGCAAACGTTGCGCGAAATACTGTAAATGTGTAATAAAACGCGTGTAATTCAGTGAAGTTTCATCCAATACCATACCATAATGATACGTAACAATACTTAATATATCTTGAACAATTTGAGTCATCGCTACAGTCATGTGCATCTGTTGCCCATCTTGTCTAGCATTTACAATGTGAAGCGCGATAAAACCAGCTTCATCCTCATCTAAACGAATTCCAACTTCTTGCTCGATAAAATCTAGTGCTTTCATTCCCACCAAATACTCTGCGTGATAAAATCGTTTTATTTCCCATAATAATGCGTTTTTCAAATTAATACCTTGATTATACCGTGACACAGCGAAGTTAATATGATCAGTTAGGGTCAAATAAATATTGTCACTTAAATCTGTTTCCAAAGTTTCTTGCGCATACTGAACCACGTCATCCGCAACACGTAAATGTTTCAGTGGAATCTCACTAAGTAACTCAGAGAGCTTTTCTGAAAGTTCATGTGTTTCCATTACGAATGTTTTTTCAATCTTGGATACCTCCACCTCATCTCCAAGTTTCTTTTGAAAAGCAAGACCACGACCCATCACTACAGACTCCTTGCCACTTTTACCCTCGGCGATTACAACATTGTTATTCAGTATTTTTTTGATAATCATGCATTTTCACCTCTTTCAAAAGAAAAAAACCCAAACTAATTCCAATGCTATTAATATCAAAATAGCACTTGAATTAATTCAGGTTTTGCCCGCCTTAGCAGTAACAATCCTATGCTTTTCTCTAACATTATAGTACAAAAAGAAACCGATTACAAGTGGTTTTTTGATATTCAATTTTGGTTTACTTTATATCTTCCCTACTTTACCACAACTTATTCATTGACATGTAGTTTTCTGCATGCTATTTTTGGCTGGAGGTGATAAATTATGGCAACACGCTCGGAACAAATTTTTATTAATTTGCCTGTAAAAGATTTACAAGCAACCGTCGCTTTTTTCACAGAACTTGGCTACGAATTCAATCCGCAATTCACAGACGAAAATGCTACCCAAATGCTCATCGGAGACAATATTTTCGCCATGCTCTTGAAAGAAGATTTCTTCCAGACTTTCCATAAAGAAGGCATCGCTGACACAACAAAAGCACGCGAAGTCCTCATCACCATCACCCAAGATAGCCGCCAAGCAGTCGATACGCTGGTCGATCATGCACTAAAAATCGGCGCAAAACCAGCAGGCGAAACACAAGACTACGACTTTATGTATAGCAGAAGTTTTCTTGACTTAGACAACCATCTATGGGAAATCGCTTATTTAGACGAATCCGCTTTACAATAATTACAAAAAAAGCCGTTGGAATTCATTTGATTCCAGCGGCTTTCTTGAATTTCCGTATTTTTTTAATCGCCCAGTCGTAATGACTTGATGTGCTTGAAATAAATATGGCGCCTAGTGAAGTTGTATTGGTCCATTTATAATATTTTTTTGTAAATAGTTCTTCCTCCGAATGCCCTGCAATTAAAACCATTTCTTTGTTATGGGTTTCATCCAGTAATTCCCTTGCTTGCGCTAAATCAGTCTCTTGGTATTTCTGCCAAATGACCAAATTTAGCTCTGGTGTCGTTTTCCACGTATAACCTTCTGCTGGCATCAATGGTTTCTTTCCACCCATTCCAACTTCATACCAATCCAGCGCCATCTTATGCCATTCGTGCAAATGTATTACGACATCCCGAATATTTTTATCCCGGTCTTCAAATGGAAACGTGAGCTGTTGCTTTTCTTTTGGAATAGAGTTGATTAAATCGTTCAATTGTTGGTACTTTTCCGTGCTTTGTTGAAGTAATTCTACTTTGTTCTTTGGTCTTACCATAGAAACATTACCCCTTTCTAACAATTATGTAAGTTTAAATTATCATTTTGTCGCTTTACGCGAGGGATTTACATGTCATTTCCCTATACAATAAAGGTAACACTTTTGCAAAGGATGATGGATATGAAAAAAATCGTTATACTTATTATAAGCTTACTATTACTCGTTGGGATTGGATTCGGTGTATATTACTTTAAAAATGCCAATCATATAGGTGCAGACGTATCATATGTTAAAATCACAACGGACGGCGAAAAAGGCAAAAACGTAAGCTTCAACTATTCCTATACAATGCCAGCATATGATGAAGCCGGGAAAGAAACAGAAGTTACTTTTTCTGCAGACAAAAATTTACGCAAAGGTGCTTATTTAAAATTGTATATTAAAGAAGACAAAGGCGTAACTTCCTATGAAGAAGTCCCAGAAAAAGAAGTTCCCTCTAAAGCAGCAGAAAAACTTAAATAATCACCCAATCTCCTCCTTGCGAGGGGATTTTTTCATATTGAAATATATATATCTATCTCGCCACTCGTATGATACCATTCAAAATCTGTTTTGTACGCTCGTTTTAATTCACTATCTCGCGCCCAAATCTTCTGCCAAGTTTCTTCCACGCCTTTATGACTCGCATTATCTACAGAAAAAACTAAATAATCTCCAGCTTTAATTAAGACACTCTTCTCTTCATCCCAGTCTTTTGTTCCTACCAACAAATCATAGTCACCTTTGTAATCACTTGCATAATTACTATATACCGCAAAAATATCTCCTGCAGGCTTATCTACCATTACATCACCCCAAAGCTCTGCAATCGGACTAAAATTATCATTGTTTACACGTATCTTTTTCCCAAAAATCTCTATATTTTCTTGTAAAATCATTATTTGCCGCCTCCTTTTAAAACCATTATAGCGAACAAAACCTGACAACTATCTGTCAACAATTCAAATTAAAATAAAGTTTTTCCACTTCGGATTTGTAGTCTTTTTGAAGCGATGCAGGTTCTAAAATTTTCAC from Listeria monocytogenes ATCC 19117 encodes the following:
- a CDS encoding YxeA family protein, whose amino-acid sequence is MKKIVILIISLLLLVGIGFGVYYFKNANHIGADVSYVKITTDGEKGKNVSFNYSYTMPAYDEAGKETEVTFSADKNLRKGAYLKLYIKEDKGVTSYEEVPEKEVPSKAAEKLK
- a CDS encoding alpha/beta hydrolase; protein product: MAILELNFKSVCLAMQTSVTVILPETDALYHGSIPKYKTLYILHGLSNNHTTYVRNTNIERYATEKGLAVVMPAADHSFYSNMVHGRDFFEFVSTELPHVMKNWFPLSDKKEDTFIAGHSMGGYGAFKVALTFPEKFQAAASMSGVMDINYIIKEDCFENFSTRAITGEMASQTGTENDLFHLLETNLQNQVPLPALFQNCGTEDFLYEDNLRFRDFALEKNAPLEYREGPGDHDWDFWDKSIKEIIDWLPL
- a CDS encoding ClbS/DfsB family four-helix bundle protein: MVRPKNKVELLQQSTEKYQQLNDLINSIPKEKQQLTFPFEDRDKNIRDVVIHLHEWHKMALDWYEVGMGGKKPLMPAEGYTWKTTPELNLVIWQKYQETDLAQARELLDETHNKEMVLIAGHSEEELFTKKYYKWTNTTSLGAIFISSTSSHYDWAIKKIRKFKKAAGIK
- a CDS encoding FecCD family ABC transporter permease, whose amino-acid sequence is MTTVKAHDPRRKRRRITFIVVIILLILAFFYGLTTGSVKITYSDAWQTLTGGGSDLANQLIWNLRLPRLLIAFLVGAALAIAGCLLQGVMRNPLADPGVIGVSAGGGFVAILMTLAFPALASFVPIGAFLGAFGTAILIYLLAWDRGVSPLRVILSGVAINAFIGAMTSGVMVLYSNRVQSVISWMTGTLSGKSWYHLDMIWPYMLVGFVLSGFAIRSSNVLLLGDDAAKLLGFSVERHRFFIIMLAAFLSGVAVSVAGLIGFVGLVVPHIFRLIIGNDYKYLLPLSALGGALLVGFADTAARSWFGSIELPVGILLAMIGAPFFLFLLQRGRVAS
- a CDS encoding VOC family protein — encoded protein: MATRSEQIFINLPVKDLQATVAFFTELGYEFNPQFTDENATQMLIGDNIFAMLLKEDFFQTFHKEGIADTTKAREVLITITQDSRQAVDTLVDHALKIGAKPAGETQDYDFMYSRSFLDLDNHLWEIAYLDESALQ
- the licT gene encoding BglG family transcription antiterminator LicT, producing MIIKKILNNNVVIAEGKSGKESVVMGRGLAFQKKLGDEVEVSKIEKTFVMETHELSEKLSELLSEIPLKHLRVADDVVQYAQETLETDLSDNIYLTLTDHINFAVSRYNQGINLKNALLWEIKRFYHAEYLVGMKALDFIEQEVGIRLDEDEAGFIALHIVNARQDGQQMHMTVAMTQIVQDILSIVTYHYGMVLDETSLNYTRFITHLQYFAQRLLRKEIVDSGDDFLYEQVQIKYPEAFKCTKKIDAYLINTHHTELTRDERVYLTIHIYRVTERNTIIKEE
- a CDS encoding glutamate decarboxylase, yielding MLYSEDDKRKQESYRIPLFGSEEESTSIPKYVLKKEPMEPRIAYQLVKDQLMDEGNARQNLATFCQTYMEKEAEILMAETLEKNAIDKSEYPQTAELENRCVNILADLWNAPKDMSYLGTSTVGSSEACMLGGLAMKFRWRNHAEKRGLDIQAKRPNLIISSGYQVCWEKFCVYWDVDMRVVPMDKEHLSIDVDKVFDLVDEYTIGIVGILGITYTGKFDDIQLLDEKVEAYNEANEHQLVIHVDGASGAMFTPFVNPELPWDFRLKNVVSINTSGHKYGLVYPGVGWILWKDKEYLPKELIFEVSYLGGSMPTMAINFSRSASQIIGQYYNFLRYGFEGYREIHEKTKKTALYLAKSVEKSGYFEIINDGANLPIVCYKMKEGLDVEWTLYDLADQLLMKGWQVPAYPLPADLSDTIIQRFVCRADLGYNVAEEFAVDFADALHNLEHARVLYHDKERNDSYGFTH
- the rodA gene encoding rod shape-determining protein RodA, with protein sequence MARNRKKAVRIDYSIIFLMMLLCIIGLVAIYVAGLVNDQYTNNFLLQQSIWIVISTGVVVVIVLFFDYDKLQWAAYYLYGIGNLLLVLVLIVGDERKGSKSWISIGSLGSLQPSELMKSFLILALAKVIWDHNKKYKLHTVSLDMQLLLKIGIVSILPLGLVALQPDLGTILVFIAIIIGMVFISGVTWKILLPVFSSIALIGGTLIYLVMYNQEFLQKLGFKPYQFKRITSWLRPEEDPLGDGMQLLRSMQAIGSGQLQGNGIGNQAIAIPENHNDFIFSIIGGNFGFIGGCVLIMLYFLLIYQIIRVALDINIPFYSYICTGVCSMILFHVLENIGMTIGLLPITGIPLLFVSYGGSSLLGAFMALGLVLSARYNAPEVNLGKENRF
- a CDS encoding GyrI-like domain-containing protein, with translation MILQENIEIFGKKIRVNNDNFSPIAELWGDVMVDKPAGDIFAVYSNYASDYKGDYDLLVGTKDWDEEKSVLIKAGDYLVFSVDNASHKGVEETWQKIWARDSELKRAYKTDFEWYHTSGEIDIYISI
- a CDS encoding ABC transporter substrate-binding protein translates to MKKITILTLSITAALLLASCGNDTATDTNNETTKTENKSQAALTITDMAGRDVSFDKKPERIIALTNADMNIIYALGGTVVGRQTTDASGVPDGAKKATEVGNTHDLNLEKIASLGADAIVASSEQNLKDVPAMEGVGPKVVLTGANSIDEIKKQTAVLGELLGKETKAKELEANIDQKVAEVKKKQQGKKVRSLLVLGAPGSNYAALPSSLSGNVLEIAGGENVAKDFKGVENFPQYASMNVEKIVAADPEVIFLMIHGGDEKETEAAFKKEMKQNEAWNSTSAVKNDHIVVLPAELFGTNPGIKIDQALDYMTDEINKVDN
- a CDS encoding ABC transporter ATP-binding protein: MKSALELKNVSFSRKRDFEMKNVSASIPEGKITTLIGPNGSGKSTMLRLMMRLLTPDSGEIFLNDKNITEIPSKDLAKKMTMLSQAPEGLVDVMVHDLVAYGRLPHRSWLSTLQEEDEAVIHWAIKVCNLEELAYRPLHSLSGGERQRAWLAMALAQKTPILLLDEPTTYLDIAHQLELLDLLVHLNKEYNLTIVLVLHDLNQAAIYSDHVFVCENGQLVKDGSPTEVFTTELLREVFHITADITEKDGKQHIHPLASTRFEY
- a CDS encoding SdpI family protein, producing MFDLIFPLLLIILGVIYRVNPPKNKESRFSYRTKASLKNEISWQKAHQSLGIYWIVIGVSLLVLSLVLAFIPMHAFIRSSILLTTSIFAVLLSVILVEKKLQ